One genomic region from Mastacembelus armatus chromosome 21, fMasArm1.2, whole genome shotgun sequence encodes:
- the traf3ip1 gene encoding TRAF3-interacting protein 1 isoform X1, with protein sequence MNAVVVKKTQDTLGKVIKKPPLTEKLLSKPPFRYLHDIFSEVIRTTGFMKGLYAENEMKSDNVKDKDSKMAFLQKAIDVVMLVSGEPLAAKPARIVAGHEPEKTNELLQAIAKCCLNKMSSDDAVNRVLSGEKVDTKTKASTSRSQDKENREGRDRHLDREEKKKITERSGSRDQKDPDQPKEQESRRDGEKEHHRDRGRSDKHHHSEQDHGKDRDKDKSRDQERDKERDKGRIKDRDKEKDRERDRERERDKEREKTRERDSHRDRERDREKRRDREREKERERHKDGEERNKGVERHNTKTSVSEGTQQNPSPEEPSKTAKLVPAPVEALENQSDSPARIPRPSSAKGQRWRPKIGGQGSAEESDSEEDAEPQLAQRPIPQENGNVADSSVPSDMSSSNRRIARPSSARPAPPRVKRQASYTDATSAESAKPSAPVIMDGKKLSEDEEDEDEQFLVEEAVPASSDVPEMELEPPQEFNSEEKHGGLVKKILETKKDYELSPSSPKSKEQSVVSEAARKKERDMVTREMERLRSSIQMVCRSTLPLGKIMDYIQEDMDAMQAELHTWRRENKEHAQALLQEQRATDQAVEPLKAELSELEQLIKDQQDKICALRSNILKNEEKIQKMVTGINFSSRT encoded by the exons GTCATCAGAACCACTGGTTTTATGAAAGGCCTGTATGCAGAGAATGAAATGAAGTCAGATAATGTTAAG gaCAAAGACTCTAAGATGGCCTTCCTCCAGAAAGCAATAGATGTTGTGATGCTGGTGAGTGGTGAGCCATTGGCAGCAAAGCCAGCACGCATTGTGGCCGGCCATGAGCCTGAGAAAACCAACGAACTTCTGCAGGCTATTGCCAAGTGTTGCCTCAATAAG ATGTCCAGTGATGACGCAGTAAATCGAGTGCTTTCAGGAGAAAAAGTGGACACAAAGACCAAGGCCAGTACGTCCAGGTCTCAGGACAAAGAGAATAGGGAAGGACGTGACCGCCACCTGGATAGAGAG gagaagaaaaagataaCAGAGCGCAGTGGGAGCCGGGACCAGAAGGACCCAGACCAGCCCAAAGAGCAGGAGAGTCGACGTGATGGGGAGAAAGAGCATCACCGGGACCGGGGGCGCTCTGACAAGCACCACCACAGTGAACAGGACCATGGCAAAGACCGTGACAAGGACAAGAGCCGAGACCAGGAACGGGATAAGGAGAGAGACAAGGGACGAATCAAAGACAGGGACaaggagaaggacagagagagagatcgAGAAAGGGAAAGGGATAAAGAGCGAGAAAAGACAAGGGAGAGGGATTCTCACAGAGACCGGGAAAGAGACAGGGAAAAACGCAGAGATAGGGAGcgagagaaggaaagagagcgTCACAAAGATGGGGAAGAGAGGAATAAAGGTGTAGAGCGTCACAATACCAAG ACCAGTGTATCTGAGGGAACACAGCAAAACCCCAGCCCTGAAGAGCCCAGCAAAACAGCCAAGCTTGTGCCAGCA CCTGTAGAAGCACTTGAAAATCAG TCTGACAGTCCAGCTAGAATACCTCGGCCTTCATCTGCCAAAGGGCAGAGGTGGAGACCCAAAATTGGAGGTCAAGGTTCAGCAGAGGAATCTGACAGTGAGGAAG ACGCAGAGCCTCAGTTAGCCCAGAGACCTATCCCTCAGGAAAATGGAAATGTTGCAGACTCCTCAGTTCCATCTGACATGTCTTCCAG CAACAGACGAATAGCAAGGCCCAGCAGTGCTCGCCCAGCACCTCCTCGAGTTAAGAGACAGGCGAGTTACACTGATGCAACCTCAGCTGAGAG TGCAAAACCTTCAGCACCTGTCATCATGGATGGGAAGAAATTGTctgaggatgaagaggatgaagacgAGCAATTTCTTGTGGAGGAGGCTGTCCCTGCATCCTCAGATGTTCCTGAGATGGAGTTG GAGCCTCCACAAGAATTCAACAGTGAAGAGAAACATG GTGGCCTTGTGAAAAAAATTCTTGAAACCAAGAAAGATTATGAATTGTCGCCATCCTCACCCAAATCTAAAGAACAG AGCGTGGTATCTGAGGCAGCGCGAAAGAAGGAGCGTGACATGGTGACAAGGGAGATGGAGCGGCTCCGCTCATCCATCCAGATGGTGTGCCGCAGCACCCTGCCTTTGGGTAAGATCATGGACTACATCCAGGAGGACATGGATGCCATGCAGGCTGAACTGCACACCTGGCGGCGGGAGAACAAGGAACATGCACAGGCTTTGCTGCAGGAGCAGAG AGCGACAGACCAGGCGGTGGAGCCTCTTAAAGCAGAACTGTCTGAGCTGGAGCAGCTGATCAAAGACCAGCAGGACAAGATTTGTGCTTTAAGGTCCAACATACTGAAGAATGAAGAAAAGATCCAGAAAATGGTGACTGGAATAAACTTCTCTTCCAGAACCTGA
- the traf3ip1 gene encoding TRAF3-interacting protein 1 isoform X2, producing MKGLYAENEMKSDNVKDKDSKMAFLQKAIDVVMLVSGEPLAAKPARIVAGHEPEKTNELLQAIAKCCLNKMSSDDAVNRVLSGEKVDTKTKASTSRSQDKENREGRDRHLDREEKKKITERSGSRDQKDPDQPKEQESRRDGEKEHHRDRGRSDKHHHSEQDHGKDRDKDKSRDQERDKERDKGRIKDRDKEKDRERDRERERDKEREKTRERDSHRDRERDREKRRDREREKERERHKDGEERNKGVERHNTKTSVSEGTQQNPSPEEPSKTAKLVPAPVEALENQSDSPARIPRPSSAKGQRWRPKIGGQGSAEESDSEEDAEPQLAQRPIPQENGNVADSSVPSDMSSSNRRIARPSSARPAPPRVKRQASYTDATSAESAKPSAPVIMDGKKLSEDEEDEDEQFLVEEAVPASSDVPEMELEPPQEFNSEEKHGGLVKKILETKKDYELSPSSPKSKEQSVVSEAARKKERDMVTREMERLRSSIQMVCRSTLPLGKIMDYIQEDMDAMQAELHTWRRENKEHAQALLQEQRATDQAVEPLKAELSELEQLIKDQQDKICALRSNILKNEEKIQKMVTGINFSSRT from the exons ATGAAAGGCCTGTATGCAGAGAATGAAATGAAGTCAGATAATGTTAAG gaCAAAGACTCTAAGATGGCCTTCCTCCAGAAAGCAATAGATGTTGTGATGCTGGTGAGTGGTGAGCCATTGGCAGCAAAGCCAGCACGCATTGTGGCCGGCCATGAGCCTGAGAAAACCAACGAACTTCTGCAGGCTATTGCCAAGTGTTGCCTCAATAAG ATGTCCAGTGATGACGCAGTAAATCGAGTGCTTTCAGGAGAAAAAGTGGACACAAAGACCAAGGCCAGTACGTCCAGGTCTCAGGACAAAGAGAATAGGGAAGGACGTGACCGCCACCTGGATAGAGAG gagaagaaaaagataaCAGAGCGCAGTGGGAGCCGGGACCAGAAGGACCCAGACCAGCCCAAAGAGCAGGAGAGTCGACGTGATGGGGAGAAAGAGCATCACCGGGACCGGGGGCGCTCTGACAAGCACCACCACAGTGAACAGGACCATGGCAAAGACCGTGACAAGGACAAGAGCCGAGACCAGGAACGGGATAAGGAGAGAGACAAGGGACGAATCAAAGACAGGGACaaggagaaggacagagagagagatcgAGAAAGGGAAAGGGATAAAGAGCGAGAAAAGACAAGGGAGAGGGATTCTCACAGAGACCGGGAAAGAGACAGGGAAAAACGCAGAGATAGGGAGcgagagaaggaaagagagcgTCACAAAGATGGGGAAGAGAGGAATAAAGGTGTAGAGCGTCACAATACCAAG ACCAGTGTATCTGAGGGAACACAGCAAAACCCCAGCCCTGAAGAGCCCAGCAAAACAGCCAAGCTTGTGCCAGCA CCTGTAGAAGCACTTGAAAATCAG TCTGACAGTCCAGCTAGAATACCTCGGCCTTCATCTGCCAAAGGGCAGAGGTGGAGACCCAAAATTGGAGGTCAAGGTTCAGCAGAGGAATCTGACAGTGAGGAAG ACGCAGAGCCTCAGTTAGCCCAGAGACCTATCCCTCAGGAAAATGGAAATGTTGCAGACTCCTCAGTTCCATCTGACATGTCTTCCAG CAACAGACGAATAGCAAGGCCCAGCAGTGCTCGCCCAGCACCTCCTCGAGTTAAGAGACAGGCGAGTTACACTGATGCAACCTCAGCTGAGAG TGCAAAACCTTCAGCACCTGTCATCATGGATGGGAAGAAATTGTctgaggatgaagaggatgaagacgAGCAATTTCTTGTGGAGGAGGCTGTCCCTGCATCCTCAGATGTTCCTGAGATGGAGTTG GAGCCTCCACAAGAATTCAACAGTGAAGAGAAACATG GTGGCCTTGTGAAAAAAATTCTTGAAACCAAGAAAGATTATGAATTGTCGCCATCCTCACCCAAATCTAAAGAACAG AGCGTGGTATCTGAGGCAGCGCGAAAGAAGGAGCGTGACATGGTGACAAGGGAGATGGAGCGGCTCCGCTCATCCATCCAGATGGTGTGCCGCAGCACCCTGCCTTTGGGTAAGATCATGGACTACATCCAGGAGGACATGGATGCCATGCAGGCTGAACTGCACACCTGGCGGCGGGAGAACAAGGAACATGCACAGGCTTTGCTGCAGGAGCAGAG AGCGACAGACCAGGCGGTGGAGCCTCTTAAAGCAGAACTGTCTGAGCTGGAGCAGCTGATCAAAGACCAGCAGGACAAGATTTGTGCTTTAAGGTCCAACATACTGAAGAATGAAGAAAAGATCCAGAAAATGGTGACTGGAATAAACTTCTCTTCCAGAACCTGA
- the asb1 gene encoding ankyrin repeat and SOCS box protein 1 produces the protein MADGAEAQADGDDPPSISFPPLITVSDLPGATAAGRNLKEWLQEQFCDKPLEQDDMRLHNAAYVGDLDTLRNLLQEDNFRRRINEKSVWCCGCLPCTPLRIAATAGHAACVAYLIAQGAEVDLVDVKGQTALYVAVVNGHLDCVRILLEAGADPNGSRHHRSTPLYHAARVGRLDILQELIRFNADVDMDHQLGPRLLLSARTLNTLVVCPLYISAAYHHLHCFRLLLQAGAQPDFNYTGPVCQEALTRGLASCLLDAVLRHGCEVAFIHLLLDHGANPALVPWNESELEAPNRRKVDPEALRVFLEAKRCPRRLTHLCRIRIRKTMGKKHIKHIPLLPLPEPIKNFLRHQ, from the exons ATGGCCGACGGTGCTGAGGCGCAGGCTGATGGTGACGACCCGCCCAGTATCAGTTTCCCTCCGCTCATCACCGTGTCCGACCTGCCCGGTGCTACGGCCGCAG GCCGTAACCTAAAGGAATGGCTTCAGGAGCAGTTCTGTGACAAGCCACTGGAGCAGGACGACATGCGGCTCCACAATGCCGCCTATGTTGGAGATCTGGACACCCTGAGGAACCTGCTGCAGGAAGATAACTTCAGACG GCGTATAAATGAGAAGTCTGTGTGGTGCTGTGGCTGTCTGCCCTGCACCCCTCTGCGGATCGCAGCGACCGCAGGACATGCTGCCTGCGTGGCCTATCTGATCGCCCAGGGAGCTGAGGTGGACTTAGTCGATGTCAAAGGCCAGACAGCGCTCTACGTGGCTGTGGTTAACGGGCACCTGGACTGTGTCCGGATACTGCTTGAGGCCGGAGCGGATCCCAATGGAAGCCGACACCACCGCAGCACACCACTGTACCATGCTGCACGTGTGGGAAGGCTGGACATACTGCAGGAGCTCATCAG ATTCAATGCTGATGTAGACATGGACCACCAGCTGGGTCCCCGGCTCCTCTTAAGTGCCCGCACCCTCAACACTTTGGTGGTGTGTCCTCTCTACATCAGCGCTGCCTACCATCACCTCCACTGTTTTCGGCTGCTACTCCAGGCCGGTGCACAGCCCGACTTTAACTACACTGGGCCAGTCTGCCAGGAGGCTCTGACACGTGGCCTGGCTTCCTGCCTGTTGGATGCGGTGCTGCGACATGGATGTGAAGTGGccttcatccacctgctgctggACCATGGGGCTAACCCGGCCCTCGTACCCTGGAATGAGTCAGAACTGGAAGCTCCCAACCGGAGGAAGGTGGATCCGGAAGCGCTCAGGGTCTTCCTGGAGGCGAAGA gaTGCCCTCGTAGGCTGACGCACTTGTGTCGCATCAGGATCCGCAAAACAATGGgcaaaaaacatataaaacatatacCCTTGTTACCTCTACCAGAACCCATCAAGAACTTTCTGCGTCACCAATAG